The genome window CATAGCACCAAATCAATATAAACTAGTTGATTAGCATGCCAAACCAACACAAATAACTACACGTAGTACATCAAACTAACACAAACAATCAAACCAAAtaagattgattttttattcaaagaaATGGGCAAAAGCGTAAATAACAAAACTatataatttacattttaaatatatattaaaaatggatgAATCAAGTTAGGTGAATTTATGATTTACCCAAATTCAACTCAActcgcttaaaaaaaaaaaaataaataaaaataaaatagctaAAAACCGACCAGATAAAAGCAGGTTGGTTTTGGCATAGTGTCAAGTTGGCTGCACATTGGCCTAAGACAACAATCACTTTTGGACTCTAATCTTATTAGTTTAACTTGAActaccacataaaaaaaaaaaaataaataaaaataaaataacttgaaCTAAGAGGAACAATAGAAAATCACAAGCTAGACATAAGATGGAGACACGTGGTGGAGTTCCTTTTTTtagccccaaaaaaaagttaacttcACCACGTGTCTCCATCTGAGGCGTACACGTacgttttcttttctttttttttctatattacaaatcttccaccgccacctgcaGCGTGAGAGTCAACGAACTCCACCACCCTGGAAACAAGGTCCCCAACCGGAACATCCGCCGTCGTATCAACCACCAACCTCGGAACATCCCCAAAATCGTACTCCGTACTCCCACCGTACCCTTCCAACAGCCTCTCCATATCACTCCACGTCGCAGGCTTGTGCCAGCTCGCCGCCTCTCCATCGCCGCCGCCGCCTCGCCACTCAACCCTCCTCCTCCACTCACCTTCATCTTTCGGCTTGCACTCCACAACCAACAGGCGGGCCCCAGCTGACGACGCCACGTGGACAAGCCGGTCCAGGTGGGCCCTGCGAGACAGCGGAGAGTCGATGATGACGCTGAGGCCGAGGCGGACCTGCGTGGAGGCTATCCTGAAAACGACGTCGTAGGAGAGGTCGTTGAGGAGCTTGGAAGCGGAAGAGGCTGGTAGAGTGTGTTGAAGAGTTGAAGTGGAATCGCGAACGTCGTCTTTGTCAAGAAGAGGGAGTTTCAGAGCTGTGGCTATGGATTCAGCTAAGGTTGTCTTCCCTGTTCCCGGGTGCCCTTTCATTGCTATTATTATCACTTGCTTCTCTTTTTTtgccatctttcttttttttttttttttttttcctgatttgaTTGACAGTTGccacaataaaaatttataaagggGGATGATAAAGATGAGCCTATTAATAAACAATGGATAATGAAGTTGACATATACTTGGTACATCCATATCCAAATGTAATCACACTCTAATAAAATCCACTATTActtatttacttattctttttatttttatttttttagaaaattaaaaacacacctaatacaataatcaaaatccaaaactcATACAAGTGCTTCGTAAATTTAGTACTGTAATGTTGATAAATAGTAATGATAGTAACAAACTaatattttgttactttttgagACTATGTTTTATTTGTTACAGTCCCTACAGTATAggttttaaaatgaaaattttccttATTGTATTTATGTTGTAAATTTCAATGGATTGTCCAAATTAGTGTttgaattattaatatattaataggtaaattaattttaaattagggTGTGTGAGTTCTAgttaatttaattggtaaagtATTTGTTGATTAGtatcttgatttgataataaagagcacAATCATTAGAAGCATAAacttccaaaattttataatttcactTTCATATTATAAATGCCCCATAAAATAGAGGGAGCATTTTTGGTCCTAACAAGTTCATTTAGAccaaaataaatacattaaGTTTATCAAATAAGTGCTTTTGcttcttgaaatttcaaattaatgcTATTAGTGCTTGACCATATCTCATGGCATATGAAACAATTTAATTGTTGTGCCTTTCTTCCGGGAATTATGTTAGTGCCACAACTCGGTCACGTGGCGAGTTGTGAGTGGTAGAGGAGTATCCTCACACGAACCCACCATCACCCTTCTACCACTCACAATTTGTCACATGAGTGAGTTGTACCACTTTATGTGGCACTAGCACAACTCTTCTTTCTGACCATATCTCATGGCTCATGGAAGCTTTATACTTTAAGGTTATAGTTATCCCTCAATTTCATTACTTTTGACTAATTACAATATATTGAACTCTTTTATAATCAAGcgatttctctctttcttcacttTCCACACATTTTGATGGCAGTTCTTCCTCGCCAAATTCATATTTTGTGGACTTATTTacctttaattattattgttgacTTTTTTAAATCtagtatttgaaaaataaaatttaagaatcaCTTCGATTGACGAGGCATAatattctaataaataaataaatgtatatatatgtgggggGTTTGAGGACAGCACCACCAGTGGGCCATGCCCGAAGATCATATGGGCCCAATGGGTAGATAGGAAAGTAGATTGTTTTTTGAACTCGAGTTTGGGCTGGAACTCAAGTTTGACAAACTCAAGTTCTAAAAATAGTCTACTTAACTAATTAACTTCAACCGAATGCTATTcaccaaaaaattttctaaaatgttactattcaacaaatttttcctattttagattataataaaattctattagtatagtgtaaggacacgatttgtaacgaactGTAAAAgcgttgggttcgcacgtaaaaaggcacaaacaatatcatttatagagcgtgggtttgaaaggctaggccttagtcaccaggcggcgggtttttcgtggtgttcatacatggtttaaAGCGTGTTCACCCTgtgagtctttctcctagaggcgggctgagaggctctggtttttggccatttttctcaGCCCCTCCCTTGGTGcactaatttttacattatatagtccttcttggttgatcttagccctccacttgttggtcaggcaggtacTTACTTCTatacccgtcccatcagctgtcccctcttactttctgttagttgcgatgatcgaagttacaccgtccaagcgtcttttctcattaacatgaccAGGACgctggcgggtgcatttaatgcggaggggacgtattttccttgatccaattttGCACTGTACCTCCAcgtgggccccattccactcacatccccttcagggggctaTTCGGGGATAGCCTTTATCGAGACGTTGCTCTTCCCATtgaagtcctggagtgccgaggataggatcgtcctcagctgttccccttGACACCTCGGCActtgatcattcgtcctcggcacacgacctcctcggcacgggccctgagccCAGATAGatcgtgggccggatcataagctCCCCGGCCCCACATatagtattactatttttacAAAGTGTTTAACCTACCACTACCATACTTTAATAACATAAATGTGACATCAGGAATTTTCTATGATATTTCCATAAGACAAATAAACATtaatatgatattaaaaaatatttatgccAACTCAAACTCAATACATTaaagtaacaaaaaattatgattaaataaACAATCAACTTATTACACCACTtgcccctaaaaaaaaaaaaaaacttattacacCACTTGATAACTAATTTCTATTTTCCTCTATGGTTTAAATTCTCCATCCCATAATTTTGTATTACatcattaatttaacaaaaacctCTTCGTATTATcgaaatgacaaaatttatgtataatACCTTAAGgcctcgtttgggaggagggaatggaattgaatgaaatggaaataataattttagaatattattcCCTTCTCTTGTTTAAGAGTTTTAATGGAAGAAATGGAAAATTTATTCctttatttgggagtttaaatGGGAGAGAATAGAATGGGTAGAAGGGAACATTTATGCCTCTCTATTCcattaaaatctcaaattttaattcccctcgaaattgggaggaataggagggaatgaaattaaatttaataatttttttattcaaactctcaaaatacccctatatattcaactatttattttaaataaggacttaatagtaatattgtcataaaatgattcaatTTTATTCCCTCCATGTTATTCTTaaataagattacttacattctgTAGGGTCCGATAATCTGTGGCCCTgacccatttattcattggggcccaaggcccgagccgaggaaggttatagccaAGGATAGGTGATATAAGTACAAAATAGTCCTGGAACACAGACTCGGCATGTCCCAAGTCCCCCTGGAAGGAAGGACAAAAACGGAACAGAAACAGtctggaaaaaaaatctaaaaatatctatgtcaatagggAAGGACACCCTGGATAGtttaacgaccaaggacaaaggggaAGCTGcacttactgccattcaatactctgcacttAACAGAGCCATAcctttcagcttttacaaccacccccaaccactctgggtatgggctgatgaaacaagtatcagtcttgaaAAATCGAACCCCACACATGGACGTTGGACAAGGAagacaggctagtataaaaggaaaaataagcaatccGAAGAAAGGAgctaggaaaaatggccaaaaaccaaaaccTCCGAACCCGCTTCCAGGAGAAATACTCCCAGGGCGACCACGATttaaaccatgtatgaacaccacgaaaaacccgccgcctggtgactaagacctaacctttcaaacccacgctctataaatgatattgtttggacctttttacgtgcgaacccaacactgttacggttcattacaaatcgtgtccttacagttattattttaaaatattttaaatattctgTATATAACCTTCTCCCATTATATCATTATCCGCTCTGCCCATTActagtaaataataaaaagaaataaattgaaataattattttgctCTTATACGTGTCTTATGGAAATGTTACTATTATTTTAGGAGATTTGACTCGATTCGcgctttatattatttttatcattgtGTAATTACTAGAAGCCACAGATAACTCATCGTAAATGGTAATATACTTAAGAGATTCTGCTATAAATCGAAAGGATGGAACAGAATTTAAAATAAGTTGAGCAAAACATCTGTATTGTATACCTTGCTATCTTGGCAtatttttaacactttttttaatgatttccGTCACAAGGGAAGGAAGGTGAGAGATTTGGCCTAGAGATGTTTGCTTCATATATATGATGTAAAGTCTCCACCTAATTGAACTACCCCTTATCCCTAACATTTTTCATACAACCATCTCAGTCCCTATCAAACTCACTGTTTTGACTAATTGTCACCATTATCCAGTCCCATTTTCACGCTGCCGCTTAAGGGAGTCTCCCCTAGGACCATGTGACTGCGTAGCCAAGCCATCCCCATTTAATCTGGAGCCCTGTGGTGCAAATTTCATGCCAGCTGAATTAAGTGGCGGCCGAACATTGTGACTTGACAGAGCACCCAAATTTGTTGGTCCCTTTGATGCAGGTACCCTAGTATTGTGATGATGGCAAGGAAACCTCTTGGGTGTGCCTTGAGTCGTAAGTGACCTTAGGAACCCATTTGGATTCTGTaccatctctttcttcttccctgGGGAATACTTGTCGATCTCAGTAGCATTTACCATTGAAGTCAGTGAATCCACAGATTCTAATGGAAATGACACTCCAGATAGCCCGTCGTAAGATAAAATACGGGCTAGAGCATGCATTGAGGCCGCAAGAACAGGAGGAAGATCAGTCCTTGGATGtgttacctaaaaaaaattaaaaataaataaataaataaacaaagggTAAAACCAATTGATCACAAAAGATTACAGGACTCAAGAAACTCATCTGCATTAGTTAAAGGACAATGTATAATTCACTAACACCCAAAAGTACAAACGATGGAAGTACTTACTTTGAATAAGATTGCTGCTAATAATCGCTCTCTCAAGCAGTAAATTTGAGCAATGTCAAGTGCTGTAGACCCAAAAAAGAGCCACCGATCAACAATGACTGTCACTGAATTATCAGGAGATGACATGATCTTTTCTTCATGTCGTCCAACTGATTTCTTATCAATATCCATTCCATCTTCATCACTTTCATCTCCATCACTGTCATCATCctcatcttcctcatcttcatcgtCATTATTTGCTGGAGCAACAGCAATCTCTGTTGCAAGCAATAATAATGGGAGTGGCCCAACCACAGTACTGTTCCTTATGATCATACCTCCATCTCCCCGAGTTACCTCATCATACATAATCAAAGGGCAATGATTGGTTTTGCTGAATGACAACTTAAAATTAGTGGAATGGGGGTGCAAACGAACTTTATCACCACCTGAAGTCTCTACAAATCGTTTTGCATTTTTATGAGGTGGACGCAATCTTCCCACCATAGGATACAAACCAGCCACAAGGACTGCATGGAGTACACCTGGGTCACGCGCATTCAAGCTACAACGGGAAACATCATCAGGAATAAGCCCATTCCGAATTAGTTCATTTTGGAGCTGCTTACGCATACCAGACAACATACTCATAGTGCTTTTAGAGATAAAGTATTCAGAACAGAACCGTTCCTCTTGGCCCCTTTGCTTTGCATTATTCCAGCACTCAAATGCTGCTATTACTGCTAGCTGATCACTAGTCCCACCATACAATGATGCAAGCTCAGATTTAGCAGCATCAGCTCTCTTCTTATCTATCAGTAACATGGGAAGAGTAAATGGATCTCTATAGTCAGAGGCACATGCCAGAGTCAATGCTGGGTCAAGGCAGTTCATCATTATAGCAAAGAAAAGCATCTTGCTCGTCAATGGATGCACAGGTAGAGAACCAAGCTTTTCCCCAAGTTCAGTAAGCTTTTCACCAACTGACAAAGCCCCAATATCTTGAAGAACTAAAATTGCATTTCGTACGGCCTCGAAAACTGGAGGATCTAATGTCTTGTTCAAGAAATCTTCTATCTTGCAATTTGGATCGAGTAGTTTCACCTGTATATgacaaacaaaattaacaaaataaaacatcaCAGATATTACACTAATCAAAACTAGCACTGCTTCATTTCCGAAAGTTCAACCTTTGAGAAAGCAGAGGAAAAGGCATTTCTTATATTCACCAATAGAAATTCACCATCTTCcatcaaagaaagagaaatttatAACCACAGGGGAAACTCATCCTCTAATAAAAGTTCCTAGTATCTGAGGCACCAGCCTGCTTATAACAATATTATCTCAAACAGTTCAAGTATGGGAATCAGATACAATGCTTTGCCTGGTACATAGATATATTGGGCCTAGACCTAGGTCACTACCCAGGTCATAATTCACCTTGCAATACTAACTGGGTAACTGTAGCATGTCAGTGGTATGTGTATGTATCTTAAAATGATAATTATACCGAGAATGGATGAACATTGATGAGTAGAACAGCAGGGAAACAAACCTCAAATGGTGTGTGTAGTTTTTCCTAATTGGTTTTAATTCGAAAACTGCTTCTCTGCACTGATATGATAAAACATACATAGGAATGCACTACAAATGAGGTTTACACAATCTGGATCACAGTTACAAGGATTATCACACAACTATCAACCATAACAACTATGGCCCATAAACAGGAAGTCATTAGAAGGAGAATAGAGTACCTGCAGACATAGTTCCTCAATTGGGATTCTCTTAATTTCAGGAAGTTGAAATTCTGGCAAAGAATCTGCTCGGAGCTTTGAATAGAGATGATAACAAATTCCAGGCTGACAGCGGCCCGCACGTCCTTCTCTTTGCTTTGCACTTGCTTTTGAGACCCAAGAAGATTGAAGGGTTGATACATTATTATAAGGATCATAACTTTTCTCCTTCATACGACCACTGTCTATAACATACACAACATCATCAATGGTAATGGCAGTTTCAGCAATATTGGTTGCAAGAACAATTTTCCGGCAACCAGGAGGTGGACGtttaaaaactttcttttgCTCCACAGAAGGAATCATAGAATGGAGACATAATACCATAAACTTGGAAGTATCTTTGAAAAATGCAGATGCATTCAGTTTCTCCCGGGTTTTATTTATATCCTCCCATCCTGGAAGGAAAACAAGGATTGCTCCTTCTTGTGAATCAGTACATATTCTCCGTATCAACTGCTCTATAAGAACAACATCAATAAGTTCAGGATTCATTTTGCCTAGATACTTATCAAGTATTTGTTGTTCTTCGATGGAGTTGGAAATGGAACTTTCcatgtgttttttaattattacagTGGCTTCCTGTTGGTTTTCTCGTTCAGCCAACTCCAATGCAGTAGATCCATCCTTGGCCTGTAAATGACAATCTGCCCCGAAAGATAGGAGCATGCAAACATCAGCCACTCTACCCTTTCCAGCAAATACCATCAATGGTGATAGCCCAGTCAAAGAATGCTGGTAATTGAACACCTTTTGGGTACCCTCAGAAGAAACCAGCTCCAAGAGTGGATCAAACTCATCACTTGACCAAGCCAGATTCAGGGCTTCATCTAAAGC of Quercus lobata isolate SW786 chromosome 8, ValleyOak3.0 Primary Assembly, whole genome shotgun sequence contains these proteins:
- the LOC115955419 gene encoding DExH-box ATP-dependent RNA helicase DExH6 isoform X2, which gives rise to MWGKGEACKIVCTQPRRISATSVAERICYERGGNIGDDVGYKIRLESKGGRNSSIVFCTNGILLRVLISEGAGRLKTEGGAKPAKREISGITHIIVDEIHERDRYSDFMLAILRDFLPSCPHLRLILMSATIDAERFSQYFGGCPIIRVPGFTYPVNIFYLEDVLLLLKSVENNNPDNTLAVVPSEDPELTEEEKLALDEALNLAWSSDEFDPLLELVSSEGTQKVFNYQHSLTGLSPLMVFAGKGRVADVCMLLSFGADCHLQAKDGSTALELAERENQQEATVIIKKHMESSISNSIEEQQILDKYLGKMNPELIDVVLIEQLIRRICTDSQEGAILVFLPGWEDINKTREKLNASAFFKDTSKFMVLCLHSMIPSVEQKKVFKRPPPGCRKIVLATNIAETAITIDDVVYVIDSGRMKEKSYDPYNNVSTLQSSWVSKASAKQREGRAGRCQPGICYHLYSKLRADSLPEFQLPEIKRIPIEELCLQVKLLDPNCKIEDFLNKTLDPPVFEAVRNAILVLQDIGALSVGEKLTELGEKLGSLPVHPLTSKMLFFAIMMNCLDPALTLACASDYRDPFTLPMLLIDKKRADAAKSELASLYGGTSDQLAVIAAFECWNNAKQRGQEERFCSEYFISKSTMSMLSGMRKQLQNELIRNGLIPDDVSRCSLNARDPGVLHAVLVAGLYPMVGRLRPPHKNAKRFVETSGGDKVRLHPHSTNFKLSFSKTNHCPLIMYDEVTRGDGGMIIRNSTVVGPLPLLLLATEIAVAPANNDDEDEEDEDDDSDGDESDEDGMDIDKKSVGRHEEKIMSSPDNSVTVIVDRWLFFGSTALDIAQIYCLRERLLAAILFKVTHPRTDLPPVLAASMHALARILSYDGLSGVSFPLESVDSLTSMVNATEIDKYSPGKKKEMVQNPNGFLRSLTTQGTPKRFPCHHHNTRVPASKGPTNLGALSSHNVRPPLNSAGMKFAPQGSRLNGDGLATQSHGPRGDSLKRQRENGTG
- the LOC115955419 gene encoding DExH-box ATP-dependent RNA helicase DExH6 isoform X1; this encodes MARNKKKKLWKRDNVDVSKLNIAESTTIHITQQLQKFFESKAEVYKFEDNLSSDERAAVHELCRKMGMTSKSKGHGGQRRVSVFKPKKQVATRKGPSSLTHLTFSEGAKVVLHDLFTQYPPDDEEVDKEKVGKKTERVDKMRRSKVDIFLKPSMSKAEIAKKVESLASKIERAANLKQVTEGRSKLPIASFRDVITSTIESHQVVLISGETGCGKTTQVPQYLLDNMWGKGEACKIVCTQPRRISATSVAERICYERGGNIGDDVGYKIRLESKGGRNSSIVFCTNGILLRVLISEGAGRLKTEGGAKPAKREISGITHIIVDEIHERDRYSDFMLAILRDFLPSCPHLRLILMSATIDAERFSQYFGGCPIIRVPGFTYPVNIFYLEDVLLLLKSVENNNPDNTLAVVPSEDPELTEEEKLALDEALNLAWSSDEFDPLLELVSSEGTQKVFNYQHSLTGLSPLMVFAGKGRVADVCMLLSFGADCHLQAKDGSTALELAERENQQEATVIIKKHMESSISNSIEEQQILDKYLGKMNPELIDVVLIEQLIRRICTDSQEGAILVFLPGWEDINKTREKLNASAFFKDTSKFMVLCLHSMIPSVEQKKVFKRPPPGCRKIVLATNIAETAITIDDVVYVIDSGRMKEKSYDPYNNVSTLQSSWVSKASAKQREGRAGRCQPGICYHLYSKLRADSLPEFQLPEIKRIPIEELCLQVKLLDPNCKIEDFLNKTLDPPVFEAVRNAILVLQDIGALSVGEKLTELGEKLGSLPVHPLTSKMLFFAIMMNCLDPALTLACASDYRDPFTLPMLLIDKKRADAAKSELASLYGGTSDQLAVIAAFECWNNAKQRGQEERFCSEYFISKSTMSMLSGMRKQLQNELIRNGLIPDDVSRCSLNARDPGVLHAVLVAGLYPMVGRLRPPHKNAKRFVETSGGDKVRLHPHSTNFKLSFSKTNHCPLIMYDEVTRGDGGMIIRNSTVVGPLPLLLLATEIAVAPANNDDEDEEDEDDDSDGDESDEDGMDIDKKSVGRHEEKIMSSPDNSVTVIVDRWLFFGSTALDIAQIYCLRERLLAAILFKVTHPRTDLPPVLAASMHALARILSYDGLSGVSFPLESVDSLTSMVNATEIDKYSPGKKKEMVQNPNGFLRSLTTQGTPKRFPCHHHNTRVPASKGPTNLGALSSHNVRPPLNSAGMKFAPQGSRLNGDGLATQSHGPRGDSLKRQRENGTG